The genomic window GCAGTGGCAACGCACAGTTTGGTTGTAGTTCATGGAGGTAACTCCTTCCGTTGATGTGGTGGATACGCTACACTTGGCCTAAACAGGAGGATCCCCCATGGGACAAGTTGCATTTGATACATTGCAGGCGTCAGAAGAGCTTCAGACAGCCGGGCTTACCAGTGAGCAAGCCAAGGCGATTTCGCTCGTCGTGCGCAAATCTCATGAGGTGGCAGATGTGGCTACCAAGGCTGATATTGCTGAGGTGAAGCGCGATATAGCCGATGTTCGTAAGGACCTATCAGCAGAGATAGCCGATGTCCGTAAGGACCTATCAGCAGAGATAGCCGATGTCCGTAAGGACCTATCAGCAGAGATAGCCGATGTCCGTAAGGACCTATCAGTAGAGATAGCCGATGTCCGTAAGGACCTATCAGCAGAGATAGCCGATGTCCGTAAGGACCTATCAGCAGAGATAGCCGATGTCCGTAAGGACCTATCAGCAGAGATAGCCGATGTCCGTAAGGACCTATCAGCAGAGATAGCCGATGTCCGTAAGGACCTATCAGCAGAGATAGCCGATGTCCGTAAGGACCTATCAGCAGAGATAGCCGATGTCCGTAAGGACCTATCAGCAGAGATAGCCGATGTTCGCAAGGATATTGCTAACAGGTTCGATAAATTGGGACTACAGATGACGGTTCGTGTTGGTGGGATGCTTATTGCTGCCGTTGGCCTTATGACCGCTATTTTGAAATTGCTGAAATAGCTTCAGTCATACACCCGCGTTAACTTGCGTACCTGCTTCTTGAGTCGCTTATTTTCCTCCACCAGATAGGCAATGGTTGATTTATATACCATTGTCTCATGGTCATCGTATGGATACTCTTCTACGTTCATCAAATAACGCGAATCGTTAATATTGTTACTGCCATTGGTGACGGCGACCATCTCACCGAAATTTGGATGGTTGAAGGTCGTTATACGAGGCTTGTTAAGTTGCATCATTCAATCCTTTGTTGACTATCAAAATATTTCCTCTTCTCCCAATCTTCCCCACATTCTTTGCAGCAGAAATTACCCTCGGCTGGGTCTTCACAATTATAGCAACGACCGGTTAGGGATAATTTCTCTTCTCGATAATGGGCAATCTGGTGTTGGCGGAAAGCTTCTTCGTGTTGGCTGGCTAAATCGACATCATCTGCCATAAATCTATTTTATGCTCCTAATCGTTTAATAACTTCCGGGTATTGTCCGTTAGTGGTGCCTGATATTTCTCAACCATCCTCGCGGCATAAGCGAGTGCGTCCTCACGGTCTGAGAAGTCGCCGATGGCCCGTAGTAAACCGTCGTGGCCTCGGATATGGACGCTAAAAAAGTCAGAATTATCATTTTTTTTGCATTATATCGCCGTAGTCGTCTACAACGCCAGACAGGATTATATTAGTAACAATCGTCCCCGGCGCTATCAGGTGGTCGAATTCGTTAATGAGCTTTTGCATGGTGGTCTCCGTGGTAATGTTGACGACGCTATGAGCTTACAGACTGAGTCTATTGATTTCCTCAAGCTTATTTTCTATCTCATCGGCCACACGTATAATTTCACGCGCAAATTCTCTAGCAATTCTCGGGCTAACTTCGCCTATCTAAGGCCAACTTACTGTTGCACGATTTTCGTATTTTAATTCAGCAATATCGAACTTTATGTTGGCGGTAATGTTTTTTAAGCATATGCCGTCATCGCCAAAAATAGAAATCATGGACATCGACTATTCTCCGGTTATTAAATGATTACCTCGCTGAAAATGTCCCCGCCTGTCGTGTTAAGTGCCTGCTTTGTTGACCCTCTCAGGCGGCGAGGGTTGCTGCTATTCCCCAACAGTAAGGTGGATGTGTAGATAACTGTTTCCAGGTTGACATCCTCCATTTGTCGGAATGATATGTCACTAGGACAGGGAGGGATGTATATGAAGCTTACTCAGTGCGCCGTAAAGCCCCGTCTTTCAGAGCGGGGAGGATGTCAAAACTAGACCGACTTAAGAATTGCTAGAGTAAGCGAAGGGCCTTTGGCTGTTTTATCATCACTTCCTAAAAGATTAAACTCTTCTAAAACAATGTCTAAACTTTCGAGTAAAATATCATCGTTTATGTTTATACGCGAAATAGATGATAAATTATCAATTATTTTTTTCTTTGTACCAAGGAGCTTGATTGCCGTAACCATCGCAACGTAAAACTTAATATTTGTTATTGTTTTAGTATCGAGAGTGAACTTTTCTGAATTACTCTTTAAAAATGCTTCTGTGGTTTTAATGATTAATGTCACTTTTAGATAAATATCAATATTAATGTCCAGACTAAAAATCTTTTTATATTCAACATCAGAATTGAGCAATGTAGATGGTCGAGCTCTTGCGGTGTCTGGTTTGAGTAAAACTATGGCCATCATTGCTTGTGCTAAGTAAGCAATGCTTATTATTGTTGATGCTGGCTTCCCTGAGTTTTTATAGAAGTTTTTATTCCTATCATAGTAAAAGTCGTTGGCTTTAAAGTAGTCTTCTATATTTCTGTAAATTACATCTGAACTTCTTAATGAAGAGGGAATAATAGCTGTTTGACTATTTGTTGCACGAATTATTCTATCCCGCGCCTCCTTATTTTGTTCACAAATAATTCTAATTAAAATCGAGCGATCATCGTTTTTATTATTTGTAACTTCAGAAAAGTGATGGTATATTTCATGAGATGTTTGGAGTCCATTAACTATTTGAGGGTCCTCAATGGTTAATTGTTTTCCCGCGCTAATCGCTTTTGGTGTGATGATCGTCACGCCATTATTTAAATACCAGAAATCATCTAAATTTTCATTTTGAAGCGTCATGGGAATTACTGTGTTTACTGTAACACTCCCTTGATAATCTCTGACGTTAGATTCAAAAATGCTTTTGACTAATGCCCCATTGTCGCAGATGAAATCATAATACTTTTTTAAAGAGGCTAAACAAATATAACTTCCTGCTGAGATGCTTATAGGCTGTTCTGAAATCTTTAATGTGCGTGAAGTAGATTGTATATTGTGACTCATTTCCAGTAATGTGCTAGAGTCAATGAACTCAAACTCGAATGATGCATTGCTAAATAGTCTTTTTATATCTTCTTGGAGCTTATGAACTTTGCTTTTTACATTCTCATGTATTTCAGACCTTAATCCTTGTGTAGCATAAAAAATCTTATTACAAGTGTTGGAAAGGTTGTTGCTAATTTAGAATAAGCATATTTTGAATATAGATGCTTTTTCTAACAAAAGCGGATTATATCTTTGCTTGAGTTCAGCAATATCATTAGATAAATCGAAGAAATCTTTTACTGTTTCACGAAATTTATTGATTGCGTCTTCTTTAAATGTAGGTGATGTCTTCGATTAAATTATAACTAATTCAATGTGATTTTTCCTTATCTGTGTATTAATTTTAGTATTTTCTTTTTGTAGTTTTTCATTTATGAATGTGAATATTGAATTAAATCCACCGTCGCCACTCCCTCCAACTATACTATATGTAATGTCATCATATGTGACATTGTGGTTTTTAGTAATTTCTGATGCCGAATAAATTTCAAAAAAAATCAGAGTCTGTTATTTCTTCATCAAGTTCGTTTTTTTATCTCTTAATATTTTTTTAAGAATAATCTGATCATTTGTTTTTTTAAAACGTTAAACTCCCGGCTCTTATTTTATGTATTTAAAATACTGCAAAATGCATTATCTCATCCAGCAGAAGGCTTAGTTAGTAAGTCCATCGCGCTTCTTTCTCATGCATCTTGAAGTATACATGTACTTTTTGATGAAGGCTTCTATGAATTTTTTGCTGTTCTTCATTGAAGGGTTAAGAATCCATCACCGCATTGATTGAAAAATATACATCCAGTAATTGGGTTTAGCATCATCTTGTAAAAATATCACTTCGCCGATATTGCTTTTGATGCTCTAAACTCCGCCTGAAATAACGCCACATTCTCCAAGCAGCACGAACCCTCTTCAAATTCCACGACCGCCCCGCGATGTGGATATCTGGCTTTCATGTGCTTCTGAGCGGAAAGGGTGATTTGCTCTTGGTACTGGGTCAGTGTACTTAAATCAAGCGGTGGTGCGGGTTTGCGTTTGCTGAGTTTTTCCCATCATGGATATTGCTGTTTCTCTGGCTTCAGTCCTAATGCCCTGTCAATGCGTGATGCTACAAGGCCATTATCGACTTCTTCGGCCCTGCGCCGTTTTTGCCGACGGCTCCGCGCATTATCTTTTACGACAGGGTTAATTGATTTACCGTAAATAATAGTTGCTTGCATGTTCACCTCCAACAGATGGTTTTGGTGGTGTGGTGGCCAGTGCTGATCTCCGGCATTCATGGTTTAGCCTCTGAGCCGTGGCCTTATTCACTGACCATGCATAGCGACCATTCTTTGTGTATCAGCCTACACATTCACTATACCCTAAAAACATCTGGGCAAAGGTTTGGCACGTTTCAGTGCCTTCCATAGAGCACGAGTAATCAATCTGCTATCCCACCGTTTGGCTTGTCTTGCGGCTTTCTGGTGGATTGACGGATAAAAGTATTATCCATAGATAATTTTACGGCAAGTGCTAATGAGGATTTATTTCTGTTTTTTTTGTTATAATATTGATTTTAATTATAAAATTTTTATTCCCCCGAGGGGGATGACTGCTGGAAGGCTAGGACGCTTAGATTATGAAAATGGGGAGGTGAATGGAGGGAAGAGAGGTACTATTACACTAGCTTGCCTGATTTTGACGAAGTTCTAACATCTCAGCTAAGAGCTTATCAACTTCAGCCTTTTCTTCAGCTAATTCTTTGATAAATTTATCTTTTCTACTTTTTGGTAATCCATCAAATAAATCAAGTAAAATTTCATGTTGCTTTGTTAGCACTCTTTCTTTTTTTATGTCTATTCCTGCATTAAGACCATCTAGCCATCCCCTAGGAAGATTAAAGGCAGTCTCGATTACTTCAACCATGTCATCAGCAATACGCTTCTTCCATTTTTTTCCTTCGGGATAGAGCATTCTTGAGACGTAAGACTGCTCCCGGTCAATGCGACGGGCTAGATCGACTACTTTTCCTCTACACAAAGAGTCTTTTATTTCAATAAGACGGAGGCGTCTTTTTTCATACTTATCCATCTGAACGATCATATGCAAAGTTACCTGTAAGTAAATTTCCTTTGGGTGTTGATTTTAATGTTACTTATGGGTAATATATGGTTGTGATTACAGGGGAATATTATGGAAGAATTAAGGATCTACCTAAACTCTCTATCGTTGGAAGAGCAGAGATCTTTTGCTCAATCTTGTGGCACTAGCGTTGGTTATTTGCGAAAGGCTATAAGTACGGAGCAAAAGCTTGGTGCAGAGCTATGTGTACATAGAGATTGCAAGCAACAAGGCAATTTTGAGAAAACAGCTTCATCCATACGACTGGGAAAAAATTTGGCCTGAATTACATGCGGCCTAACCAGTAGTACCACCTTCACAACGGACATTCGTCCTACGGAAGGCACTGAAATGTGCCGAACTCAACATCCCACAGTACCCACTCACTGTGACTTGCTCACGGCATTGTCACGTCTATTGATTACCACACAAAGGATTATCACTTATGGATTATGCAAATCCAAGCAAACCTGACACACATGAGATTAACCGCGTCGAAACCGACCTGCTGCTGGCTATGTCTGCACTGACCCAGCGCAGCTTTTCAAAGCTGGCAGGGTGGAATGAATCCAATGTCAGCCGCTACAAGGAGCGGGTGCAGCTGTTTTACGTCAACGCCAAGGTGTCAGAGACCCCGGAGCAGATGGATTTTGAGCTGTGCACCCCCTTCGACATCCAAAACCTTCAGCTCCCGACGCGCCAGATTTCGCCGGTCTGTATCTGGGCGATGCGCGGCTGGTATCGCTCCGGTAATGGCTGTGACTATCAGGGGATAAAATATTTCACCAAGGCCGGCGTACCAACCAAT from Sodalis glossinidius str. 'morsitans' includes these protein-coding regions:
- a CDS encoding DUF1374 domain-containing protein is translated as MMQLNKPRITTFNHPNFGEMVAVTNGSNNINDSRYLMNVEEYPYDDHETMVYKSTIAYLVEENKRLKKQVRKLTRVYD
- a CDS encoding AIPR family protein, with amino-acid sequence MSHNIQSTSRTLKISEQPISISAGSYICLASLKKYYDFICDNGALVKSIFESNVRDYQGSVTVNTVIPMTLQNENLDDFWYLNNGVTIITPKAISAGKQLTIEDPQIVNGLQTSHEIYHHFSEVTNNKNDDRSILIRIICEQNKEARDRIIRATNSQTAIIPSSLRSSDVIYRNIEDYFKANDFYYDRNKNFYKNSGKPASTIISIAYLAQAMMAIVLLKPDTARARPSTLLNSDVEYKKIFSLDINIDIYLKVTLIIKTTEAFLKSNSEKFTLDTKTITNIKFYVAMVTAIKLLGTKKKIIDNLSSISRININDDILLESLDIVLEEFNLLGSDDKTAKGPSLTLAILKSV
- a CDS encoding phage minor tail protein L is translated as MDYANPSKPDTHEINRVETDLLLAMSALTQRSFSKLAGWNESNVSRYKERVQLFYVNAKVSETPEQMDFELCTPFDIQNLQLPTRQISPVCIWAMRGWYRSGNGCDYQGIKYFTKAGVPTNDPSKDVCGGRLADCKSRFGPDQPLSFGGQPSANLQGR